A DNA window from Sphingomonas changnyeongensis contains the following coding sequences:
- a CDS encoding S-(hydroxymethyl)glutathione dehydrogenase/class III alcohol dehydrogenase — translation MKTRAAVAFEAKRPLEIVELDLDGPRAGEVLVEIMATGICHTDAYTLDGLDSEGLFPSVLGHEGAGIVREVGAGVTSVVPGDHVIPLYTPECRQCKSCLSGKTNLCTAIRATQGKGLMPDGTTRFSYKGQPVHHYMGCSTFSNFTVLPEIAVAKIRTDAPFRSSCYIGCGVTTGVGAVVKTARVEPGANCIVFGLGGIGLNVIQGLRMVGADMIVGVDVNPAKEEWGRRFGMTHFVDPRTVTGDLVAHLVELTGGGADYTFDCTGNTDVMRTALEACHRGWGESIIIGVAEAGREIATRPFQLVTGRVWKGSAFGGAKGRTDVPRIVDWYMSGKIEIDPMITHVLTLDEINKGFELMHAGESIRSVVVY, via the coding sequence ATGAAGACGCGCGCCGCAGTGGCGTTCGAGGCGAAACGGCCGCTGGAGATCGTCGAGCTGGATCTGGACGGTCCGCGCGCCGGCGAGGTGCTGGTCGAAATCATGGCGACCGGCATCTGCCACACCGACGCCTATACGCTTGACGGGCTGGACAGCGAGGGGCTGTTTCCCTCCGTCCTCGGCCATGAAGGGGCGGGCATCGTCCGCGAGGTCGGGGCCGGCGTCACCTCGGTCGTCCCCGGCGATCATGTCATCCCGCTCTACACGCCCGAATGCCGCCAGTGTAAATCCTGCCTGTCGGGCAAGACCAATCTGTGCACGGCGATCCGCGCGACCCAGGGCAAGGGGCTGATGCCCGACGGCACCACCCGCTTTTCCTACAAGGGACAGCCCGTCCATCATTACATGGGCTGTTCGACCTTTTCGAACTTCACCGTGCTCCCTGAAATCGCGGTGGCGAAGATCCGCACCGACGCGCCGTTCCGGTCGAGCTGCTATATCGGCTGCGGGGTCACCACCGGCGTCGGCGCGGTGGTCAAGACCGCGCGGGTGGAACCGGGGGCGAACTGCATCGTCTTCGGCCTTGGCGGCATCGGCCTCAACGTCATCCAGGGGCTGCGCATGGTCGGCGCGGACATGATCGTCGGCGTCGACGTCAATCCGGCGAAGGAGGAATGGGGCCGCCGCTTCGGCATGACCCATTTCGTCGATCCGCGCACGGTGACCGGCGATCTGGTCGCCCATCTGGTCGAACTGACCGGCGGGGGTGCGGACTATACGTTCGACTGCACCGGCAACACCGATGTGATGCGCACCGCGCTTGAGGCCTGTCATCGCGGCTGGGGCGAATCGATCATCATCGGCGTGGCCGAGGCCGGGCGCGAAATCGCGACGCGGCCGTTCCAGCTGGTCACCGGGCGGGTTTGGAAGGGATCGGCCTTTGGCGGGGCCAAGGGGCGCACCGATGTGCCGCGCATCGTCGACTGGTACATGTCGGGCAAGATCGAGATCGATCCGATGATCACCCATGTCCTGACCCTCGACGAGATCAACAAGGGGTTCGAGCTGATGCATGCGGGCGAGAGCATCCGCAGCGTCGTCGTTTACTGA
- a CDS encoding GNAT family N-acetyltransferase — protein MFARTPRLLLRPGWREDAPALARAIGDEAVIRNLAYAPWPYGLADAEEFLARTPDPRHPHLLVFARTRGAPRLVGGIGLGPARDGGAPELGYWIARPFWGLGFATEAGRAFVAGVKDSLKIRRLSASHMLDNPASGHVLRKLGFRPTGRIITRFSSGRGTDVDCAQFEQGMGSDATDDMRCLAA, from the coding sequence ATGTTCGCGCGCACCCCAAGATTGCTGCTGAGGCCCGGCTGGCGCGAGGATGCGCCCGCCCTTGCCCGCGCGATCGGCGATGAGGCGGTGATCCGCAACCTCGCTTATGCGCCCTGGCCCTATGGCCTTGCCGATGCTGAGGAATTTCTCGCCCGCACGCCCGATCCGCGCCACCCGCATCTGCTGGTGTTCGCGCGCACGCGCGGCGCGCCCCGGCTGGTCGGCGGCATCGGGCTTGGCCCCGCGCGCGACGGCGGCGCGCCGGAACTCGGCTATTGGATCGCGCGCCCATTCTGGGGGCTGGGCTTTGCCACCGAAGCCGGGCGGGCGTTCGTCGCCGGGGTGAAGGACAGCCTGAAGATCCGCCGGCTGAGCGCCAGCCACATGCTCGACAATCCGGCATCGGGCCATGTGCTGCGCAAGCTCGGCTTCCGGCCGACGGGGCGGATCATCACCCGCTTCAGCAGCGGGCGTGGCACCGACGTCGATTGCGCCCAGTTCGAACAGGGCATGGGCAGCGACGCGACCGACGACATGCGCTGCCTCGCCGCCTGA
- a CDS encoding VOC family protein: MFSHVMLGADDIEASKRFYDAALGALGVRPGFADPKGRVIYSHAGGLFIITKPINGEPATCANGGTLGFAAASPEQADAFHAAGAANGGTPCEDPPGVREGAGMKLYLAYLRDPAGNKICAMYRMPQ, from the coding sequence ATGTTCAGCCATGTGATGCTGGGCGCCGATGATATCGAGGCGTCGAAGCGGTTCTATGATGCGGCGCTGGGCGCGCTCGGCGTGCGTCCGGGCTTTGCCGATCCCAAGGGGCGGGTGATCTATTCGCACGCCGGCGGGCTGTTCATCATCACCAAGCCGATCAACGGCGAACCGGCAACCTGCGCCAATGGCGGGACGCTGGGCTTTGCCGCGGCGTCGCCCGAACAGGCCGATGCCTTCCATGCGGCGGGCGCGGCGAATGGCGGCACCCCGTGCGAAGATCCGCCCGGCGTGCGCGAAGGCGCGGGGATGAAGCTGTATCTCGCCTATCTGCGCGACCCGGCGGGCAACAAGATCTGCGCGATGTACCGGATGCCGCAGTAA
- the fghA gene encoding S-formylglutathione hydrolase, with product MTIEQLSASRAHGGVQGVYRHASAATGTDMVFSVFVPDHAPDARLPVVWYLSGLTCTHANVTEKGEFRATCAELGLIFVAPDTSPRGDGVADDPGYDLGQGAGFYVDAVRAPWAPHFAMRTYIETELPALVAAHFPADMARQSIMGHSMGGHGALTIGLRNPGRFRAVSAFAPIVAPSQVPWGQKALSAYLGDDRAAWRAHDAVALIEDGARLPELLVDQGMDDAFLGEQLRPELLAAACADAGIPLTLRRHIGYDHSYYFISTLMADQLRWHGARLAGAAGPEGVGPEGVGPEGVGQGAG from the coding sequence ATGACGATCGAGCAGCTGTCCGCATCGCGGGCGCATGGCGGGGTGCAGGGCGTCTATCGCCACGCCTCCGCCGCCACCGGCACGGATATGGTGTTTTCCGTGTTCGTGCCGGATCATGCGCCCGATGCGCGGCTGCCGGTCGTCTGGTATCTGTCGGGCCTGACCTGCACCCATGCCAATGTCACCGAAAAGGGCGAGTTCCGCGCGACCTGCGCCGAACTCGGCCTGATTTTCGTGGCCCCCGACACCTCCCCGCGCGGCGACGGGGTGGCTGATGACCCCGGCTATGACCTGGGGCAGGGGGCAGGGTTTTACGTCGATGCGGTGCGCGCGCCTTGGGCGCCGCATTTTGCGATGCGCACCTATATCGAAACCGAGCTGCCGGCGCTGGTCGCCGCCCATTTCCCGGCCGACATGGCGCGCCAGTCGATCATGGGCCATTCGATGGGCGGGCATGGCGCGCTGACCATCGGCCTGCGCAATCCCGGGCGGTTCCGCGCGGTGTCGGCCTTTGCGCCGATCGTCGCGCCGTCGCAGGTGCCCTGGGGGCAAAAGGCGCTGTCCGCCTATCTGGGCGACGATCGGGCGGCGTGGCGGGCGCATGACGCGGTCGCGCTGATCGAGGATGGCGCGCGGCTGCCCGAGCTGCTGGTCGATCAGGGCATGGACGATGCGTTTCTGGGCGAACAGCTGCGCCCGGAGCTGCTGGCGGCTGCCTGTGCCGATGCGGGCATTCCCCTCACGCTCCGCCGGCATATCGGCTATGATCACAGCTATTATTTCATTTCCACGCTGATGGCGGATCAGCTGCGCTGGCATGGCGCGCGTCTGGCGGGGGCGGCCGGGCCAGAGGGTGTTGGGCCAGAAGGTGTTGGGCCAGAAGGTGTCGGGCAGGGGGCTGGATAG
- the rplU gene encoding 50S ribosomal protein L21 yields MFAVVRTGGKQYRVAAGDKIVVEKLAGEAGERITLGDVLLAGDGGELKATDGLTVAAEIVAQAKGEKVIIFKKRRRHNYRRKNGHRQQHTILKILSIGGEEAKPAKKRAAKAAPAEDTAPAA; encoded by the coding sequence ATGTTCGCAGTCGTGCGCACGGGCGGCAAGCAGTATCGCGTTGCCGCAGGAGACAAGATCGTCGTTGAAAAGCTCGCCGGTGAGGCGGGTGAGCGCATCACGCTCGGCGACGTGTTGCTGGCCGGCGACGGCGGCGAGCTGAAGGCCACTGACGGCCTGACCGTGGCGGCGGAAATCGTCGCCCAGGCCAAGGGCGAGAAGGTCATCATCTTCAAGAAGCGCCGCCGGCATAACTATCGCCGCAAGAACGGCCATCGCCAGCAGCACACGATCCTGAAGATCCTGTCGATCGGCGGCGAAGAGGCGAAGCCCGCCAAGAAGCGCGCCGCCAAGGCCGCGCCCGCCGAAGACACCGCTCCGGCCGCCTGA
- the gorA gene encoding glutathione-disulfide reductase has protein sequence MDFDYDLFVIGAGSGGVRAARVSAAYGARVAIAEDHQVGGTCVIRGCVPKKLLVYGAHFAEDLADARQFGWDVPDCRFDWPRLRDTVLAEVARLNRAYTDTLNNNRVEIILERAAVAGPNRVRLAGGREVTARHILIATGAWPVIPDVPGAEHGITSNEVFHLDTLPRRVVIAGGGYIANEFAGIFHRFGAHVTLINRGDTILRGYDEGVRDRLLQISMTKGIEFRFNTRFADIARRDDGTLAITLGSGDVIEADLLLFATGRAPNTRGLGLAEAGVALDDQGAVIVDADNRTNIPSIHAVGDVTNRVQLTPVAIREGQAFADTLFGNKPWRVDYDCIPAAVFSHPPLAGVGLTEGEAKNRLGAVKVYTSDFRPMKNVLAGRNERALYKMICDPVTERVVGLHMIGPDAPEILQAAAIAVKAGLTKKQFDQTVALHPSMAEELVLMR, from the coding sequence ATGGACTTTGATTATGACCTGTTCGTGATCGGCGCGGGCTCGGGCGGCGTGCGCGCGGCGCGGGTGTCGGCGGCCTATGGCGCGCGCGTCGCCATCGCCGAGGATCATCAGGTCGGCGGCACCTGCGTCATCCGCGGCTGCGTGCCGAAAAAGCTGCTCGTCTATGGTGCCCATTTCGCCGAGGATCTGGCCGATGCACGCCAGTTCGGCTGGGACGTGCCCGACTGCCGGTTCGACTGGCCCCGGCTGCGCGACACCGTGCTCGCCGAGGTCGCGCGGCTGAACCGCGCCTATACCGACACGCTCAACAACAACCGGGTCGAGATCATCCTCGAGCGCGCAGCCGTGGCCGGGCCGAATCGCGTGCGCCTGGCGGGCGGGCGCGAGGTGACGGCGCGGCACATCCTGATCGCGACCGGGGCCTGGCCGGTGATCCCCGATGTGCCGGGGGCCGAACATGGCATCACGTCCAACGAGGTGTTCCATCTCGACACGCTGCCGCGCCGCGTGGTGATCGCCGGCGGCGGCTATATCGCCAATGAGTTTGCCGGCATCTTCCACCGGTTCGGCGCGCATGTGACGCTGATCAACCGCGGCGACACCATCCTGCGCGGCTATGACGAGGGGGTGCGCGACCGGCTGCTGCAGATCTCGATGACCAAGGGGATCGAGTTCCGCTTCAACACCCGCTTTGCCGACATCGCCCGGCGCGACGACGGCACGCTCGCGATCACGCTCGGCTCCGGCGATGTGATCGAGGCGGATCTGCTGCTGTTCGCCACCGGCCGCGCGCCCAACACCAGGGGGCTGGGGCTGGCCGAAGCGGGCGTCGCGCTCGACGATCAGGGCGCGGTCATCGTCGATGCCGACAACCGCACCAATATCCCCAGCATCCATGCGGTCGGCGACGTGACCAACCGCGTGCAGCTGACCCCGGTCGCGATCCGCGAGGGGCAGGCCTTTGCCGACACGCTGTTCGGCAACAAGCCGTGGCGGGTCGATTATGACTGCATCCCCGCAGCCGTGTTCAGCCATCCGCCGCTTGCCGGGGTCGGCCTGACCGAGGGCGAGGCGAAGAACCGGCTGGGCGCGGTCAAGGTCTATACGTCCGATTTCCGGCCGATGAAGAATGTGCTCGCCGGGCGCAACGAACGCGCGCTCTACAAGATGATCTGCGATCCGGTGACGGAACGCGTCGTCGGGCTGCACATGATCGGGCCGGATGCCCCGGAAATCCTCCAGGCGGCGGCGATCGCGGTCAAGGCCGGGCTGACCAAGAAGCAGTTCGACCAGACGGTCGCGCTGCACCCGTCAATGGCCGAGGAACTGGTGCTGATGCGCTGA
- the rpmA gene encoding 50S ribosomal protein L27, translated as MAHKKAGGSSRNGRDSAGRRLGVKKFGGETVLAGNIIVRQRGTKVYPGRNVGLGKDHTLFATAEGRVRFHEGKLGRKYCSVDMLAEAAE; from the coding sequence ATGGCACATAAGAAAGCAGGCGGCTCCTCGCGCAACGGCCGCGACTCCGCCGGCCGCCGCCTCGGCGTCAAGAAGTTCGGCGGCGAGACCGTTCTCGCCGGCAACATTATCGTGCGTCAGCGCGGGACCAAGGTCTATCCGGGCCGCAATGTCGGCCTGGGCAAGGACCACACCCTGTTTGCGACCGCCGAAGGCCGTGTGCGTTTCCATGAAGGCAAGCTTGGCCGCAAATATTGTTCGGTCGACATGCTGGCCGAAGCGGCTGAGTAA